The proteins below come from a single Vitis vinifera cultivar Pinot Noir 40024 chromosome 9, ASM3070453v1 genomic window:
- the LOC100256723 gene encoding ESCRT-related protein CHMP1B produces the protein MGNTEKLMNQIMELKFTSKSLQRQARKCEKEEKGEKLKVKKAIEKGNMDGARIYAENAIRKRTEQMNYLRLSSRLDAVVARLDTQAKMTTISKSMGSIVKSLESTLATGNLQKMSETMDQFEKQFVNMEVQAEFMESSMAGSTSLSTPEGEVNSLMQQVADDYGLEVSVGLPQPAAHAVPAKAEKVDEDDLSRRLAELKARG, from the coding sequence ATGGGAAACACAGAGAAACTGATGAACCAAATCATGGAATTGAAGTTTACCTCGAAATCCCTCCAACGCCAGGCGAGAAAGTGCGAGAAAGAGGAGAAAGGCGAGAAACTCAAGGTCAAGAAAGCGATCGAGAAGGGCAACATGGACGGAGCCCGTATCTACGCCGAGAACGCCATCCGCAAACGCACCGAGCAGATGAACTACCTCCGCCTCTCCTCACGCCTCGACGCCGTCGTCGCCCGCCTCGACACACAGGCCAAGATGACCACCATCAGCAAGTCCATGGGCTCCATCGTCAAGTCTCTCGAATCTACTCTTGCCACCGGCAATTTGCAGAAGATGTCCGAGACGATGGACCAGTTCGAGAAGCAATTCGTCAACATGGAGGTTCAGGCCGAGTTTATGGAGAGTTCCATGGCTGGATCGACCTCGCTTTCGACTCCGGAGGGAGAGGTCAACAGTTTGATGCAGCAAGTGGCGGATGATTACGGCCTGGAGGTGTCGGTGGGGCTGCCACAGCCGGCGGCGCACGCGGTTCCGGCCAAGGCGGAGAAGGTCGACGAGGACGATCTTTCCAGGAGGCTTGCAGAGCTCAAGGCCAGAGGTTGA
- the LOC100265130 gene encoding jacalin-related lectin 3: MLIETFRPPGDLYQRHSPPHLHAAPHLSNCWINMEGGKDHSHGKKLSMVVGPWGGHGGSSWDDGSYSGVREITIVYAGCIDSIRVVYDKNGEPVSGDKHGGSGGDQTSEIKLQYPEEKLIGVSGHYHPFGFIGTPVIRSLTLKSNRRTFGPFGVEEGTPFSLTMDGGQIVGFQGRSDLYLDAIGFRLSGTAPPTKFPCEMFCSILGDVKIGEMPTETMSGSDGRRMAGGGATDIVNGGGMAGWWEASAAMNWNQILLETFHLPVGLYQHHSPPQAKATSAAVLPTCSINMEGEKDHSNEKKLSMVVGAWGGDGGSSWDDGSYSGVRGITIVYDRCIDWIRVVYDKNGKPVTGQKHGGVGGNKTAEVKLQYPEEILISVSGHYCPVVYGGSPVIRSLTFKSNRRTFGPFGVEEGTPFSLSMDGGRIVGFQGRSGWYLDAIGFHLSQTRSTKLFEKVQKKLQKIASMAISAPKDSEATPRMKKNQSMRQ, translated from the exons ATGCTGATTGAAACTTTCCGCCCACCTGGTGATCTATATCAGCGTCACTCACCACCTCATCTCCATGCAGCTCCTCATCTATCCAATTGCTGGATCAATATG GAAGGTGGGAAGGATCATTCACATGGGAAAAAGCTGAGCATGGTAGTAGGACCATGGGGAGGTCATGGTGGATCGAGTTGGGACGATGGGAGTTACAGTGGGGTGAGAGAGATCACAATAGTTTACGCTGGCTGCATCGACTCGATCCGTGTTGTGTATGATAAAAATGGCGAGCCGGTTTCTGGCGACAAACATGGAGGCAGTGGAGGCGATCAGACTTCAGAG ATCAAACTGCAGTACCCGGAAGAGAAGTTGATCGGTGTGAGCGGCCACTACCATCCTTTCGGGTTCATCGGCACCCCTGTAATCCGATCACTTACGTTGAAGAGCAACCGAAGAACATTTGGGCCATTTGGGGTGGAAGAAGGAACACCGTTTTCTCTAACAATGGATGGGGGCCAGATCGTGGGTTTCCAGGGGCGAAGCGACTTGTACTTGGATGCAATAGGATTCCGGTTGTCTGGTACCGCCCCACCCACAAAATTTCCATGTGAGATGTTTTGTTCCATATT GGGAGACGTAAAGATAGGGGAGATGCCTACGGAGACCATGTCTGGAAGTGATGGCAGGAGGATGGCTGGTGGTGGTGCTACCGACATTGTGAATGGAGGTGGTATGGCTGGATGGTGGGAGGCAAGTGCGGCAATG AATTGGAATCAGATACTGCTTGAAACCTTCCACCTACCTGTTGGTCTATATCAGCACCACTCACCACCACAAGCCAAGGCCACTTCCGCAGCTGTTCTGCCCACTTGCTCCATCAATATG GAAGGTGAGAAGGACCATTCAAATGAGAAAAAGCTGAGCATGGTAGTAGGAGCATGGGGAGGTGATGGTGGATCGAGTTGGGACGATGGGAGTTACAGTGGGGTGAGAGGGATCACAATAGTTTACGATCGCTGCATCGACTGGATCCGTGTTGTGTACGATAAAAATGGCAAGCCAGTTACTGGCCAAAAACATGGAGGCGTTGGGGGCAACAAGACTGCAGAG GTCAAGCTGCAATACCCAGAAGAGATCTTGATCAGTGTGAGCGGCCACTACTGTCCGGTGGTGTACGGTGGCAGCCCTGTAATCCGATCACTTACGTTCAAGAGCAACCGAAGAACATTTGGGCCGTTTGGGGTTGAAGAAGGAACACCGTTTTCTCTATCGATGGATGGGGGCCGGATCGTGGGTTTCCAGGGGCGAAGCGGCTGGTACTTGGATGCGATAGGATTCCATTTGTCTCAAACACGATCCACAAAACTATTTGAGAAGGTTCAAAAGAAGCTTCAAAAGATTGCAAGCATGGCTATCTCGGCACCTAAAGATagtgaagcaactcctcgaatGAAGAAGAACCAATCAATGAGACAGTGA
- the LOC100251400 gene encoding IAA-amino acid hydrolase ILR1-like 4 → MTYTEWVSWIFILCLFGPTPISSESSLSSNIPTNFLSFARKQEVVDWLVGVRRKIHENPELGFEEVETSKLVRAELDKMGIPYKYPVAVTGVLGFVGTGEPPFVAIRADMDALAMQEMVEWEHKSKIPGKMHACGHDSHVAMLLGAAKILQEHREELQGTVILVFQPAEEGGGGAKKILDAGVLENVNAIFGLHVSPDLPIGEVASRSGPLLAGSGFFEAVISGKGGHAAIPQHSIDPILAASNVIVSLQHLVSREADPLESQVVTVAKFQGGGAFNVIPDSVTIGGTFRAFSKESIMQLKQRIEEVITRQAAVQRCNATVDFHEKEKPLFPATINNPNLHKHFQNVVGNMLGVHNVKDMQPLMGSEDFSFYQEEMPGYFFFLGMKDEALGRLPSVHSPHFKINEDALPYGAALHASLAATYLLEIQPQPSSREGKHHDEL, encoded by the exons ATGACCTATACCGAGTGGGTTTCGTGGATTTTCATCCTGTGTTTGTTTGGTCCAACACCTATCTCCTCAGAGTCTTCTTTGAGCTCAAATATTCCCACAAATTTCCTGAGTTTTGCTAGAAAACAAGAGGTGGTTGACTGGCTGGTGGGTGTGAGGAGGAAGATACATGAGAACCCAGAGCTTGGTTTTGAGGAAGTTGAGACCAGTAAGCTTGTCAGAGCAGAGTTGGATAAGATGGGTATACCCTATAAATACCCAGTTGCAGTTACGGGCGTTCTTGGATTTGTTGGGACCGGAGAACCCCCTTTTGTTGCCATAAGAGCAGATATGGACGCTCTTGCTATGCAG GAAATGGTGGAGTGGGAGCACAAGAGTAAAATTCCTGGGAAGATGCATGCCTGTGGGCACGACTCCCATGTTGCGATGCTTCTAGGGGCTGCAAAAATTCTTCAAGAGCATCGTGAAGAGTTACAA GGAACAGTCATTCTTGTTTTTCAACCAGCTGAAGAAGGAGGTGGAGGggcaaagaaaattttagatgCTGGAGTACTAGAAAATGTGAATGCTATCTTTGGGTTGCATGTCTCCCCTGACTTGCCCATTGGTGAAGTGGCATCAAGATCTGGTCCCCTTTTGGCTGGAAGTGGCTTCTTTGAAGCAGTAATAAGTGGAAAGGGGGGTCATGCAGCCATTCCTCAGCACTCAATCGATCCAATATTGGCAGCTTCTAATGTGATTGTGAGCTTACAACATCTTGTCTCACGTGAAGCTGATCCGCTGGAGTCACAG GTAGTTACGGTTGCAAAATTCCAAGGAGGTGGTGCATTCAATGTTATTCCAGATTCTGTAACCATCGGTGGCACCTTTAGAGCCTTTTCAAAGGAAAGCATTATGCAACTCAAGCAGCGAATTGAGGAG GTTATCACAAGGCAAGCTGCAGTACAGAGGTGCAATGCCACTGTTGATtttcatgaaaaagaaaaacccctCTTCCCTGCAACCATAAACAATCCAAACTTGcacaaacactttcaaaacgtTGTGGGGAATATGCTTGGTGTTCATAATGTTAAAGACATGCAACCATTGATGGGTTCTGAGGATTTTTCATTCTACCAAGAGGAGATGCCCGGATACTTCTTCTTCCTTGGAATGAAGGATGAAGCACTCGGGCGGCTTCCATCTGTGCACTCACCCCACTTCAAAATCAACGAAGACGCTCTTCCTTATGGCGCTGCACTCCATGCTTCGTTGGCTGCAACATATCTTCTAGAAATCCAGCCGCAACCTTCTTCACGAGAGGGAAAACATCACGATGAATTATAG
- the LOC100241142 gene encoding uncharacterized protein LOC100241142, translating into MGKVHGSLARAGKVRGQTPKVAKQDKKKKPRGRAHKRMQYNRRFVTAGNVISLCSYDLHCFIDQFCLQISYSDWLENVFRACFFSLDGQITKKNLLSWTCFTVEIRTVTNNRYEKHVFENGF; encoded by the exons ATGG GTAAGGTTCATGGATCGCTGGCTCGTGCCGGTAAGGTGAGAGGGCAAACCCCAAAAGTCGCCAAACAAGATAAGAAGAAGAAGCCCAGAGGCCGGGCGCACAAGCGGATGCAGTACAACCGCCGTTTCGTCACCGCCGGTAATGTTATCTCTCTATGCTCATATGACCTCCATTGTTTCATTGATCAATTTTGCTTGCAAATTTCCTATTCTGATTGGCTTGAAAATGTGTTCCGAGCTTGTTTTTTTTCGCTTGATGGccaaattacaaagaaaaatttgCTTTCATGGACCTGTTTCACAGTGGAAATTAGAACTGTAACCAACAATCGATATGAAAAgcatgtttttgaaaatggtttttaa